The genomic stretch CGGGCGGACGCCAGCCCGAGCACCAGCATGCCCACCTGCCCCACGCCAAGTGCCTGATCTTCAACGGATAATGCCAGGCTTCCATCAAAAAACGTCTCAATAAAATCTTTACTGATGATCGTGTTGCGCTGTATTCGAAGGGTATGCCAGTCAACGGGTTTGGCCTTGATCGGAGCCCGGCCAATGACCGATTCCTTCCCCTCGATCACGCGTACGACCTGGATAACTTTTTGCGCGACATCCACGATGGTGGCGTAATAATTCTGAGGATCCTTCATGCCGAATACCACACCGACCTGCCCCGACGCACCGTCCGTACCTTGCTGGATACGCACAACCAACTCGGGATATTCGTACTGAAACCCCTGAGCGATCAGGATCGCACGGCACCCCTCGCAACCGGCGGTTCCCACCAGCATGTTGGGAGCAGACGGTACAGCCGCCTGCGTAGCCACTTTCCATACGCCACTGGGCTGATCGCCGGCAGCCACCGCAGTGAATCCACCGGGTACCGAACCGAGTTGATCTTTGTCGAACGTCCAATGGTTGAAGAGCTGAGGATTCGCCTGCTGACGCAAATGCTCTGCCTTTTCCGTGGACGTTTCCTTCGGCACGGCCCACGCGCGCTCTCCCCCACCCATCGACAGGCCTGCAAGCACGACCAAGCCCACACAACCGACGCCTCTCAAAACCTGATTCATCGGAATCCATCGACTGCCGAATGCTCTATGGTGTTGCCCCACGGGCCCATCGTTTTTCTGGTGCACAGGAGTACCCTTCCTCGGGTGGATGTCACGACTTAGGACGAGCCGACTTCATCTGGATGATATCCTGCTGATATCGATCACGTTCAGCCAGAATCTTTTTCCGTCGCCACCCTCGTAGCGTCCACCACTTTATTGAATCCATGAATGAAACCACGGGGGGAGGCACACTCCCGGCAGGCCCGTGCTGAAATTCATAGCCCTGATGTGAGCCCTGATTGTCTCGAAACCGTGCATACTGATAGTCGTACAACCCCTTGCCCTGCTCTGCCATCGTGCCTACCCCTTACCCTGCCGAACAAACTGCTCGTCAGATTCATGGCCCCGCCTAAATGGGAGCGCATCATGAAAATTCGCACCCAAGGGTCGATAGTACCTTGAGCCCTTCGCTCTCTGCAACGGGCTCGTTGCCCTGTGTTATAGTGCCGTCATCACCCCAGGAGGAGCCTCACCAGGGAAGACACATGGATCTTCAACGACAGCCGCCTCGACGCTGGAGTGACCAGGTGGCAGGGATGATCTGGCTGCCCAGACTAATCGACAAAGTGCGGGCTTTTCAGGCTGGCACCCTCGGGGCCTATGCCTACCCGTCCGCGCTCGACCAGTCCTTCATGCGGCACCTCCGGCTCACGCCTGCCTGGATCGAATCCGTTGTTCGTGACATGACCTCCGATGAGGCCATCGGCGCGACCCTTCGTCAGCGCATTCCGCTCAGCGACGAGGAAATTCTGACCCGCTGCGCAGCATTTCAGAAGAAATATTGGTGGGCACTCGCTGTTCTGGATCGAGATGACGGGTATGTCCGCGGTTTGGGCTATCCGCTTCCACAATTCGTGCAACGACCGCTCTGGCGGTGGTATCAACGTTGGTCCGCTCAGAAAGCGAACGCCACCTCTGTCTGATGGTAATCGATCACAGAACGACAGAACGACAGAACGTCCCGTTCGTCTCGAGACGGACGGGGTTCCGCTTTGTCCTCGGAGTAATAGCGAGCTTCTACCTCGCACTCACACCCTTCTCAGTTTTCGCACAGAGTCTGACGGAGACCCCGGCGTCGCTCACCCAGGCCCTGGATCAAATTTCCAACCAACGCATGGTGCAGGACATCGACACGTTGAGCGGCGCAGCCTTCAACGGACGTCAAACCGGCACTCCTGACGACTTGGCTTCCGCCGAGTTCGTCCGACACCGTTTCCTCGATTTGCAGAAGCAACGACTCGCTGCCCAAGCCCCTTCCACTGGAAGTGGAGACCATCCCGACCACACTCGCATGCAATCCGCCCCAGTCTCCACCACGATCATCGGAACGGATGCCACGCTGGAGATTGCCCTCTCTCCCGACACCGTACCGGACCAGATCGGCACCGACTACCTCCCAATCCTCGATTCGCCATCGGCGGACCTACAGGCCCCCGTCGTATTTGTCGGCTATGGGATTGTCGACCAGGCTGGTGGGTGGAATGACTATGCGGATGTCGATGTCCGAGGAAAAATCGTCTTGTTTCTTCGAGGCAAACCAGAGCGCTACCCTCGTCAGGTTTCACATGCGGACAAGGTCCGTGCGGCGCACGCCCATGGCGCGCTCGGCTACTTGACCGCAACCGGCCCGATTCTCAACGCCTATGAGGCGCGTCGGGGTGTCACCGGAAGACCCAGTGCGTTCTATGGGCTGGCGGATCCGGGGCACGCACTTCCGGGAGCATGGATCAGCACTGCACGCGCGGTGGCAATACTTCGTGCCATCCGACCCACCGACGACGATCGCCTGCGCATGCTGCAGCAACACATGCATGAAGGTCACGCCCCGCAATCGACGTTGACGGATACGGTCGTGACGATGCGTTGGCGCAGCGCAACGTACGCCGGCTTGCTCCACAATGTGATCACCATCTTGCCCGGAAACGACAGGGCGCATTCAGAGGAAGCGATCGTCATCGGCGCGCATCGCGATCATTTTGGACGACAAGGCGGCCTGCTGTTCGCCGGAGCCGACGACAATGCGTCCGGCACCGCAGTGCTCCTGGAAGTCGGGCGCGTCCTCAGCGGACTATCGACCACACTCACACGAACGATCGTGCTGGTCTCATTCAGCGGGGAGGAACAGGGACTGCTGGGATCAACGTTCTATGTCAACCAGC from Nitrospira sp. encodes the following:
- a CDS encoding M28 family peptidase, translating into MVQDIDTLSGAAFNGRQTGTPDDLASAEFVRHRFLDLQKQRLAAQAPSTGSGDHPDHTRMQSAPVSTTIIGTDATLEIALSPDTVPDQIGTDYLPILDSPSADLQAPVVFVGYGIVDQAGGWNDYADVDVRGKIVLFLRGKPERYPRQVSHADKVRAAHAHGALGYLTATGPILNAYEARRGVTGRPSAFYGLADPGHALPGAWISTARAVAILRAIRPTDDDRLRMLQQHMHEGHAPQSTLTDTVVTMRWRSATYAGLLHNVITILPGNDRAHSEEAIVIGAHRDHFGRQGGLLFAGADDNASGTAVLLEVGRVLSGLSTTLTRTIVLVSFSGEEQGLLGSTFYVNQPIVPLRTTTAMVNIDHAAVGNGRLTIGLTGVEKPLAQQVGQQAGLADRIDLFGFFPGGDHVPFKEAGIPTVTVVSGGPHPHFHQPTDTAGTVNPQILTAVARYVLNMVWQLAEAP
- a CDS encoding DUF5069 domain-containing protein — protein: MDLQRQPPRRWSDQVAGMIWLPRLIDKVRAFQAGTLGAYAYPSALDQSFMRHLRLTPAWIESVVRDMTSDEAIGATLRQRIPLSDEEILTRCAAFQKKYWWALAVLDRDDGYVRGLGYPLPQFVQRPLWRWYQRWSAQKANATSV